The stretch of DNA GAGACGGCACAGCCAGAGATATAATGGACGCCAGACAGGACATTCCGGTACTTGGGATTCCAGCTGGTGTCAAAATGCACTCATCCGTATTTGCCAACACCCCGAAAGAAGCAGGGGATCTCCTCCGCATGATTCTGATAGGCGGTTTTAAAGTAAGAACCGCAGAAGTTATGGACGTAGATGAAAACGCACTTGATGAAGACAGAATGAGTGCTTCTCTTTACGGATATCTGCCGTCCATAGAAGAAAATGATTTTATGCAGAGCTCAAAAACGATGTCGTATGGTGCATCTGATGAAGAGATGAAAAAATCACTGGCAGAGTTTTTCGTAGCTGACATGAAAAAAGACGTTTTGTACATACTGGGCACTGGAAGCACTGTTGAAGCGGTCGGACAAAAACTGGGGATAGATAAAACGATGCTCGGCGTAGATACAGTATATAATGGAACAATGCTTGGAAAAGATCTTTCAGAAAAAGAGATTCTGGCTGCATTGGACATGTATCAGAAAGCCAAAATAGTCGTCACTCCGATAGGTTCTCAGGGATTTATATTTGGAAGAGGAAACCAGCAGATATCTGCAGAAGTAATCCGCAGAGTCGGAGTGGAGAACGTCATTGTGATAGCAACACCGGCCAAGCTGAGTGAGATAAAATGCATAAAGGTGGATACAGGAGATCTGGAACTGGATGCCATGTTCAAATGCTACCTGCAGATAGATGCCCACAGCAAAGAAGAACATGTTGTTAAACTTGAAGAAGAATGAATATGTCCAGCTTATTTATATTTCAGAGAAGAGAAGTTATATATGCGTGCGTAAGCATGCATTGATTAACTATTGTGAATACAGGGATGACAATGGTTGCATATGACAGTATATTAGACACTATAGGCAAGACACCCATAGTGAAATTAAATAAAATGGCCCCGGAAGGCTCTCACGTGTATGTCAAGATAGAGAGCTTTAATCCCGCAGGGTCCATTAAAGACCGTGCCGTTTTGAGAATGATCGATGACGCTGAAGAAAAAGGTCTTCTGAAAAAAGGCGGCATCATCGTAGAACCGACATCAGGAAACACAGGCATAGCTATTGCCTTAGTCGCGGCTGCGAGAGGATACAGAGCGATCATAACAATACCGGATACAATGAGCAAAGAACGCACGGCATTCATGAAAGCATACGGCGCAGAGATTGTTTATACACCGGGAAAAGACGGAATGGCCGGTGCTGTTGAAAAGGCAGAAGAGCTCTGCAGAGAACTTGGAGCATTCATGCCTATGCAGTTCAGCAATTCTTCAAACATTGACTCACATTACATGACGACTGCCAATGAAATACTGAAGGACCTTCCAGATGTAGACTATGTCTTTGCAGGCATAGGGACTGGCGGAACCGCTTCAGGAATTGGAAGAAGCCTGAGAGACTCAGGATCCAAAGGAAAAGTAATCGGAGTAGAACCTGCCGAAAGTCCACTGATCACAGAAGGCCGTTCCGGTCCGCATAAGATCCAGGGAATAGGTTCAAACTTCATACCAGACAACTACGATCCCAACGCAATACATCAAGTTGTAACTGTGAAGGGAGATGATGCAATCGCCACCGCAGTAAGGCTTGCAAAAGAGGAAGGGATATTCGCAGGCATATCCTCTGGAGCCGCTGTGTTTGCAGCTCTGCAGCAGGCTGAAAAGGAAAAAGGAAAAATCATACTCGCAATTCTCCCAGACGGCGGAGAGAGATATGTAAGTTTAGGGATATACGACTGATTACTAGTATTATATTAAGAAGGTAAAAGTATGCAGAAAAATAAGTATAAATTTGAAACTATTCAAGTTCATGCCGGCCAGGAAACTCCAGATCCAGCATCTGATTCAAGAGCCGTTCCAATTTATCAGACTACAGCCTATGTATTCAAGAATTTTGCACATGCTGCTGCACGTTTTGATTTGTCAGACCAGGGAAATATATACGGCAGGCTGACCAATACAACACAGGAGATCTTCGAGAAAAGAATCGCTGCGCTGGAGGGAGGAGTGGCTGCACTGGCAGTAGCTTCCGGGGCTGCAGCTGTTACCTATACAATTATGAATCTGGCACAGGCGGGAGATCATATTGTTTCTTCTAAAACAATCTACGGCGGAACATACAATCTGTTAGATCAGACGCTGCCGAAGTACGGAATTAAAACTACCTTTGTAGATCCTGATGAAAAAGACAGTTTTAAAAATGCAATTCAGCCCAATACTAAAGCCATTTTTATTGAAACAATCGGCAATCCCAATGCAAATATCATAGACATTGAAGAAATTGCCAGACTTGCTCATGATAATAAAATTCCCCTGGTGGTAGACAGTACTTTTTCTACACCATATCTTGTAAGACCTATTGAATACGGAGCAGACATTGTAGTTCATTCTGCTACTAAATTCATCGGCGGCCACGGAACAGCCATAGGCGGAGTGATTATCGACAGCGGCAACTTTGACTGGAAAGCCAGCGGTAAATTCCCTTCATTGGTTGAACCTAATCCCAGTTATCATGGAGTAAGTTTCACTGAAGCAGCCGGACCTGCAGCATTTGTAACCAAAGTCCGGGCAATTCTGCTCAGGGATACCGGAGCTACCATTTCTCCTGTAAACTCATTCATATTTCTGCAGGGATTGGAAACATTATCCCTCCGTGTAGAAAGACATGTGGAGAATGCACTCAAAGTAGTGGAATATCTAAACGGACATCCTAAAGTGGAGAAAGTAAACCACCCGTCTCTTCCAGATCATCCCAATCATGACCTGTATGAAAAATACTACCCGAACGGCGGGGCATCTATATTCACATTTGACATCAAAGGCGGAGTAAAGGAAGCCCAGGAATTTATTGACAAACTGGAAATATTTTCACTCCTGGCAAATGTAGCTGATGTTAAATCACTGGTGATACATCCTGCTACCACAACCCATGCACAGCTGACTGAAGAAGAAAGGCTTGCCCAGGGAATTAAACCGAATACGATCCGCCTGTCAATCGGTACAGAGCATATAGATGATATAATCGCAGATCTTGAGCAGGCATTCGGAGAATAAAGAGGAATACTGATGCCGATTAACATACCTGATGATCTCCCAGCCGCATCAATACTGGAATCAGAGAAGATTTTCGTCATGAATGAAAATCGCGCCCGGCATCAGGATATCCGTCCTCTTGAAATTCTCATATTCAATTTAATGCCTTCAAAGGTAGAGACTGAAACACAGATTCTGAGATTATTAAGCAACAGCCCCATCCAGATAGATATTGATCTGCTGCGTACTGAGACATATATCTCAAAACATACATCTCAGGATTACCTTCAGCATTTTTATAAAACATTTAATGAGATTAAAAATAAAAAATATGACGGCATGATAATCACAGGTGCTCCTGTTGAGAATATGCCGTATGAATCTGTAAAATACTGGAAAGAATTCTGTGAAATCCTGGATTGGTCTCTGACTAATTCATTCTCAACAATGCATATCTGCTGGGGAGCACTGGCAGCATTGTATTACCACTATGGGATACCAAAGCATCCACTGGATGAAAAGATCTCAGGAATCTATGCTCATGTTCCGCTTGAGTATTATCATCCTCTTCTACGAGGATTCGATGATGTTTTCTACATGCCTCATTCCAGATATATGACGGTAAAAGAATCTGACTTAAAGGGAGATCTTAAGGTTCTGGCACGCTCTGAAGAAACCGGACCGGCAATAATAATGTCCGACAAGCTAAGACAGGTTTTTGTCACTGGTCATTTAGAATATGATACGATGACTTTAGCCAATGAATACAAGAGAGATCTTGAAAAAGGACTGCATCCAGTAATTCCAGAGAATTATTTTCCAGATAATGATCCCAATGCAGCTCCAAAAAAGCTCTGGAGAAGCCATGCCAGCCTGCTGTTTTCAAACTGGCTCAATTATTATGTGTATCAACAAACTCCATATGATCTGCTGAAAATCGGCAGATCCTAATTTTCATCATTTAATAAAAATTCAAGTGTCATTCTAGGTGTTATATTAAGTAATTAAAAGAAATAAAAAAAAGGTTTACTGACATCAATGATGTCAGTTTGTTTACTCTCACTTCTTCTTCATGAAGTAATATGCTAAAGCGATGATGATGAGAATAATTATTACTGCTGCGATTATGTAATAAACAGTATTGTCGCTGTTATTGTCATCATTCTTGTCATCAGGGTTGTCTGGAACTATTGGTTCCTGAGCTTCATAGACGATTATGAACTTTGAAAGGTGATTTGTTTCAAACGATACCTGATTGTCTTTATATGAACAGTTCATTTTTTCGATTGAACCGTCATCTTTGAGATAATAAACAATCAAGTTGTTTTGATCTTCTCCCTCTTTGAGTTCATAAGGTATCGATACAGTAATTGATTTACCGTTGAAGCTTGTAACATACTTGTCTCCTAAGCGGAGATTGATGTCATATACAGGGTTGTCTCCTACGACTTTCTTTTGTTCTTCTGTTAATTTGTTCTCTGCATTGTTTACTTCAATGATCAACGTGTCTGCTTCTGAATTATTTTCTAATATTTCTGCAAGAACTTCTTTTTCAATAATTACTTCTCCTTCTGAAGTTGCTATTGAAATTGAATCAATGTTGTTATTGTTTTCAATCTTCTTTGAAATTGTTTCTAAATCTGAAACAGATATTGATACAGATGTTACTGTTCCTTCTACATTGTCTTTATCAACTATGCTAAGCGTGTTTGAGCCTGATGCGACTGTTTCATGAACTAATTCATCTGCTTTCTTGTCATCTACCTTAATTTCTGCGTTTCCGCTGCTGTCAGGTATGATAGGTTCTTCCGGTGTATCAGGAGTTACAGGGGGATTGACAGGGTATCCTCCGCTTCCGCCTGTATATGTCCATTTAGCGTAGAGAGTCTTGTCTTCATCTATAGGGGTATCAAAGTCCCATTTTACATCATTGCTGTCATACCATTCTGCAAATGTGTATGATCCAGACCGATTAATTAGTTTTGAATCTGGCTGCGATATTGTAGTAGCTCCATCTTTAGATGCAACGAACAGCGAGTAAAGATTTTCATTATTGCTATTATCAAGGAAGTATCCTCCGTTGGCATTGAATGTGACTAAGAAACGTGTATTTTTATCATCAAACTTGAAAAGCTTGTCATCAGAATAATCTGTAATTCCTGTAAGCCTGAGAACGTTGTCTTTGAAGTCTGCGCTTGAACCAGTAATTTTCAGAATGTTTCCGTCATCATAACTCCCAGTATCACCAAAAGTAGGATTTGTATATGTCTTTACAAATGTGTTTTCAGATATGATGATATTGCTGGCGGATGCCGAGAGCGTGTCGATTCTGATGGCACGTCCTTTATCTGCTGTAGGTTGAGCTGCCCAATTATCAATTGTATTTCCTTTAATTAAAATTGAACTGAACTTACCGTTCGTGTAGATTGCATTGTGCAGAACATTTGTTATTTCATTTTCAGAGATGTCAACTGATCCTGCAGATTCATTATTAGAAGTTACGGATATTCCCATAAATTTCTTTGTGTTGGCTGATTCATTTTGGGGGTATATGTCAGTAAGGATGTTTTTACTGATTGTTACAGTTCCTTCTGCAGAATCCACGTGAATAGCAGATGGATGATGCATGTATGCGCCAGATAAGTCCAGATCATTGGTTATACTATTAAATTTACAACCCGTGATTGTTACATTGTTTGTTCCTTTTATATACAACCCTTTTGTTGTGAATGTAGTATCTTTGACTTGTAATTCCCCAGATCCTTGAATGTTCTTAATGATTAAACCATTTTGATCGACATTCAAAGAATCATAGCAGATTGTTCCATTGTTTGTGAAAGCCCCATTAATAGTTAGTGAAGCTTCTCCTTTCACCTCTAATGTTCCGCTATTCAGTGTCCAAGTTTTATCAGAATCAATTGTGTATGCGATGCCTTTGCTTTGAGATGCGTAATCACCATAAGAGCCTTTTACTCCTATTGGTATATCTGCAGCGGTTATTTTGTGACCACCTGCATTGATTGTGATATCTGTTGCAGATAATGAGTCAACTCTACCTACAGCCCATGGATTGCTTGTACCGTTTGACCATGTGGCTCCGCCGAGATAGATATTGTCAGCTTTTACATCTTCAGCAATGGTAAAGTTAATTTTATCAAAAATTGCATTCGGGCCACCGTCTGTTGCTGTAAGTCCAGATAATGCTCCGATAGAGACTAAATCTACGTTACCTTCTGTTCCTAAACTTTGAATATTAACAGTTACATTGGATACTTGTCCCCTGTTTCCTGAAGAAATCAGACCAGTGACTATTGACTTTCCAGAAGAAGCATCGATGGTCAGCTTTGCAGTTCCTGTATATCCATTAATACCGCCAGCAACGATTTCATCAAAGTTTCCACCATTAATTGTTAAGTTGGCAGTTTCAACATGTGTATATCCTAGTCTGCCGCCACCTACTGCATATAAGATATCTCCACCATTAATGGTAACATTGGTAGTTGTTGTTTTATTTTTTAAAGCTTCTAGACTGACAGCAGTTGTTGAGCTATCTGTAGACCAGCCTCCACCGGCTACATATGTTGCTTTTCCTCCATCGATTGTTATTGTTGACGTACCAACAGTTGCGTTTCCATATCCGCCACCAACGATACCATAAGCCTTTCCGCCATTCATTGTGATTTCTGAAGAAGTGACAGTCTCCCCAGCATTATTTGATCCACCAAACACAGTGAAAGTTGATAAATCGAAATTATCAACAAATACTACTTCATTGTCAGAACCATATGTAATTTTAGAGTTATTTCCACCAGTTACTCCAGAAATTGTTATTGGAGTACCATTGGCAAAGATCATATTGCGGTAATCCATTGATATTTGAACTGACGTATCAGCACTTCGAGTTCCATCAATCAGTACAACATTACTTTCATTAGTAGAGGAGATATTACATTTTTCAATACCATCCAAAGTTACAGTACATTTATGAACTGGAGTATATTTTGTCTCATCATTCTTAGCAATAAACTTACCATTAGTATCATAAGTCTTATTGAGGTCATAACCGCCGATATATAACTTATAAACTTCATTGTTGATCGTCGTTGTACTATTAACGGTTACGCTGATGTCTGCAGGGGTACCTGATGCATCTTGACCGTATGAATTCATATTGAATACCGCAATACCCATTCCCCATGAAGTAGGTCCATTTCCTCCAGCCTTATTATCATCAGTTAGTTTTTTCTCACTAGGACTTCCAAGAACGTTTATTGTTGCATCATCAATGGTTACAGTACCTGACCTTATGTCAAATCCCGTCTTTCCTGTGAATGTTCCACCATTGACGTCTAACTTAGCTCCACCAGGAAAAAAGATAGCAGCTGAGTCAATAGATGTACATTGACTGTCAGTAATGGACACCGTTGAACCACATGAATTCCCTGGAGATCCTGCAGAAGTCCCATTAGTTGCTATTGCAGAGACTTCAGCAGTAATTATTGAATTAGTCACATTAAGATTTGCATTAGAAAAGACAGATACGCCATATCCAGTACTCTTAATTATTACATTATTAAGAGTTAATTTAGATACATCTGTGACATCATTAGTACCATTATTGTAAACCTTCGTCGAGTCTCCTAGTTTGACAGGCGATTTACTCCTGAGCTCTCCGCTGTATACAATTGTACCATTCTCAATAATTACCGTTGCATCATCCTCTATGACTAATCTGTTAGAGTTAGAGATATTATCTATGGATTGAATCGTAAGTGTATGGCCATTCAAATCAAGGGTTGTCTTATCTTTAAGAGTTAATGGTCCGGTTAGGCCGGATATTGTAATATCCTTAGCCAATTTAATATTGCTACCATTGCTAATGGCACTTTCCAAGTCATTCAAGTTAGAAACAGTTGCTTCAGTACTATCATCGCTCAAAACAACTGAGTCTGAAGCGTTATTTTCCGATCCCCCCCCCCCAGGTCTGTCTGGGTAAGAGGGACCAGAAGCATCATTGCAGCAACCAGCATAGCTGCTGCTAATATCAACTTGCTTTTATTGTTCATTTGCTCACCAAATATTGTTAAAGAAAAGACCAGAAACGTGTGTATGCCGGATCAATTTCAGACCAGGCGGGATATCTTCAAGTCCTTTCTCAATCAGTATTACGTTGCGGCATGTTCGTAGATATATAAGCTAATAAGGACAAGATTCCAACGGCAGAAAATAAACAATACTGCTGACAAACACATACAGATGAATGTAAGTCAGAAACCGGTCTTTTGAGAGATGTTTAAATTACTTAGAAAACCATTGATAAATGCATGAGCAGAGTAAGTATTGGCAGCAACAGAGTTCTGGTACTGAGCCGGAGGACCCTCTGCGACAACTGCTCTGCCGATATTTGTTTATATAAAAAAGAAGGGGAAAGAGTTACAGAATGCGAACACTTCATTCCCATTCTGGCAGCGTATAAACGCTGCAGTTCCTGCGGAGAGATTTTTGAGGTCTCCGCCAACTGCATGTCCCTCAGAGAGGATATGTGTTTAAGGTGCAGCTATCGATCATATTCTCGGACCGATGAGTTGCCATAGGATCAGGAAGAGAATCATCAGGGCAAAGACCCATGTGACTGAGTCCACAAACTGAGTCCTTTCTTTATCAGGCATTTTCTTGCGTACCTTCTGAACCAGCGAATCTAACCAGTCCCTGAAGATATATCCTCCATCTAACGGAATGGCCGGAAGTGCATTGGTGAGACCAAGCATAAGGTTGATCCAGAACAGCCAGTAGAAACAATTGGCCATGATCCAGAATGAATTTGAAGACATTCCAGAGAAGATTCCCTGAGGTTCATACACATCAACTAACGATGCCGGGAATGGCTGATATCCTGTCAGAGGCAGAGTCACATATGTCAGGAATGAGTGGAAATAGTCGTCTACAGAATCATCGCCGGCAAACGGATGTGCCATGGAGTCGATCAGAGCCTGAGGATCCTTGACTACCATTCCCAGGTATGCTGTGTTTACACCCAGAAATGCCATGTCTTCTACGCCGTTTGTGCTGGTTCCCCTGGACTTATAATAATCGATCTTGCTCATCGGAGTTATTTCTGTGACTTCTTCAGCAACTTCGTAAGTTCCTGTTTCCGCATTGTATGAATAAGCTACGATCGGTACTGTCTCGCCGATCTCAAGACTGCTCATTACAGTTTTGAAATCAGTCTCATTGCGGATGATCTCACCATTTATGGAGTAAATCATCATACCCGGCTTCAGACCGGCATCGCCGGAAGGCAGTCCTTTTTCAGTCGTTGTCAGTATGACACCTGAAATGACCTCTTTTTCAAAAATTTCCCCGTTATAATAATACTTCACCGTAACAGGAGTATTGGGATCAGGTGCATTGACATCAGGATAGCCGTTTATCGGGACATCCTCTCCATTTATAGAGATAATTTGTGCACCTACGGGAATTCCAGCTATATCACCAGGGCTGTCTTCATAGATTGTAGCAGCCATGGGAGCATCATATGCAGGAGCTACAGAGCCCAGCGCCACAGACGAGAACAGCACGGCAAAGATCAAAGCTGCTATGATGTTGGTTCCAGGACCTACAGCATAGACGGCGGTGCGCTTTCTTCTCGTAGTTTTTTCAAGGGCCTCTTCATCAGGCTCGGTGAAGGCTCCCATGGGTATTACCATCCAGACAATACCCAGTGATTTTACACCCATGCCATGAACCCTGGTAAGGATACCGTGGGCAAACTCGTGGATGACCACAGCCACTACCAGACCCAGGATTCCATACCACAAGGGGATTACAGGATTGATTCCCGGAATTCCCAGAATCATGTCTACACCGGGAGCACTCTCTGCAGGAATGCTGGAGACAAGAGTTGCCTCCCACAGCAGCAGGGCAGTCATCCCAAACATGATTACAGCTACGATGCCTTTAGACACGAGAGAATAGGCATTCCAAAATCTGTGGGGGCGGGACAACTTATCAATAAGATCTCTTCCGCGACTGGTCCTCCACATAACAAACGGACCCCATGCAGACATGTGATGCTTTGCAAGAATCCCTTTTTTGTCGAGAATATAAACCGCAGCCCAGAATGCGATTACTAATATGATCGCTATCAGGTATCCGTTCATTGTATTCCAATCGCATCAAGCAACAAGCATTATTTATGTCTACGCCGACATTCTCCAAAACAGGGATGAAACGAGCATGAATTTTTCTTCTGCATTGGTTACCTTTCCTGACAAGGAATGGGCAAAGAGCATAGCCGAAGAGATCATAAAAAAGAAGCTGGCGGCATGTGCAGATCTGTTTTCAATAGAGTCAATATACCGCTGGAAGGGAAACATCAATAATGAAAATGAAGTAGGAGCAGTTTTTAAGATAAGATCAGAAGATTTTGAGGAGTTTTCAGAGTGTGTGCGCAGCCTACATCCCTATGAAGTTCCCTGCATTGTGAGTTATGAGATAAGCAACGGCACAGACGACTACCTGGACTGGATCAGAGAATCAACGATTCGGGACTGACCATTTCGATTATTTTCTTAGCCCAGAGGAGCTTTTTTCTCTTAATCTCAGGATCTCTGCCTGCTTTGACATACGGTTTTGAAAAATCGAATCCCCTGAGGTGTATCTTTTCGGCACCCAGACATTTTGCCAAAACCACAGCTCTGTCCCCGTCCGTAAAACCGCCGAAATTGAACAGGCCGTCTGGAGGCCTGCATTGAACAGTGGGAAGAACCGGACCTTCAAACAACGGCACATACCTCTTCAAAAGGTTCATATTGTCCCCGTGGGCATGAATCACTGCCGCAGAACCGCCTGCATTCGCTTCAATTTCTTTCTCGATGCAGCCGTCCAAGTCAGTCACGATGATATCCGGCCTGGTCCCCATTCTTGAGACTGAGCCGTCTGCAGCTATAAGTTTACCTTTGATACCATATTTTTCCAGATCGTCCTCAAGATTATAACCGCATCCGCATACCGTTGCTTCTCCGCTTATCCTCAAACTCTCGGGAGAAATTATTCTGCGGTTCCTGAGTAATTCAGCAAGAAGCTGCGCTGATTTTTCATCATCATCTCTGGAAAAACCAAAACTGTCCAGAATCTCCAAATAAAGAGGCTCCCAGTCAGAGAAGTCCATGCGGCTTCACTCCAGATCACTGTACTCATCATCTTTGTCCATAGCGCGGAAAGAGAAGTTGAGAATGCCGGCAAATATTGCCAGACCAAATCCAAGCACAAATTCCAGCACCACTAAAAGATCCTCATAACTTGCATACCCAAACAGACTGTTGGCTGAATCAAGAGCTCCCTGCACGATGAATCCTATTGCAAAGACTGTGATTGATTCCACTATCGCCCCGTATGTTATCTTTCTCTCCAGGGCATAGTTGTTCACAAATCTTCCAATGAGAAGTACAACGTACGAGAATATTGCCAGCCACAAGAATCCGCCCACAAATGCCAGGGCGTGCCTGCCTATGTTCTTATCCACAATAGCTGCGGCAGAATCCCAGCCGTAGAATATTGCAGTTACCAGCAGGATTATTGAAAGAACGGCAAACGGAATTAACTGGCTTCCTGAACGGACGGCCTTTTTCACTCCGCGCAGATACAATTTCAGATGCTCATCTAGTTTATATGCAAACGATACCAGATAGGCACCCACCACCAGCCAGATCATTGATATCCCGATGGTGCTGTATGAAATGTTTGAACCGTTCATTATGCCCATGAGCGGGTCCATGATTGAGAACAGACCAAAGATAAGCAGCGCAAGACCGATCGGGGCCAGAATCCTTTTGCGCATCTTGTCATCCTGGATCATTTTCACAATGATGTAAAAGATGCCTTCCATGGTTGGAGCCTGTTTGACATACACCTTTTTTACTGAATCGACTTTAATTCTTGACGAAATAATCGGATAGATGTACTCGTCCTCTGCTCCGTCAGATACCAGTATGACGCGGTCTGCTGAAGTTATATTTATAACGGTTTCCAGCTGAGTTGTAAGGGCCAAATCACTCTCGTACCCTACATGAATATCGCCGCATAGAGTCGCTATCTCAACATCGACACCCTTTTTCAGCATCTCATCATACATGCTGATTGCTGCAAAAATCGTGTTGATGTCCGAGTCCTCTGGATCCTTGAGAGCCAGCCCGTTCGCGGCAATCATATTTTCTTCTCTGCCGATAAAAGGACTGTTCAAACCAGCCTTTCTACCAAAATCATCATCTCGATCCACGCAGAGAACAAGTGTTTTCATTCACCCCCCATATCGAAACCTAAGATATTTAAGCTTCGACCTGGGATGAGCAAAATAAAGAATTTTAAAAATAGAGATTTCTTTAAAAAAAGATTATAATTTAAATATATCATTATCAACTCAATAATAACACTGGCATATTGAATTATGATAGACTGATAGGCATCAAGATATATATTAGATGTAATATCCCCTCTAGGCAGTCGCTGAGGAACCTTCATTAATCATCAGCATAGAGCTGCAGAGGAAATTCGATGAAAATTATTTGGCACGGACACTCTTGTTTCGAAATTCGAGACGGCATAACTGTGGTTACTGATCCCCATGACGGTAAATCTATTGGGATAAAACCTCCAGTTGTGAAAGCAGATGTTGTGCTGGTTTCGCATGATCACTTTGATCACAACTGCGT from Candidatus Methanomassiliicoccus intestinalis Issoire-Mx1 encodes:
- a CDS encoding 6-hydroxymethylpterin diphosphokinase MptE-like protein, whose protein sequence is MDFSDWEPLYLEILDSFGFSRDDDEKSAQLLAELLRNRRIISPESLRISGEATVCGCGYNLEDDLEKYGIKGKLIAADGSVSRMGTRPDIIVTDLDGCIEKEIEANAGGSAAVIHAHGDNMNLLKRYVPLFEGPVLPTVQCRPPDGLFNFGGFTDGDRAVVLAKCLGAEKIHLRGFDFSKPYVKAGRDPEIKRKKLLWAKKIIEMVSPESLIL
- the cutA gene encoding divalent-cation tolerance protein CutA, coding for MIAIRYPFIVFQSHQATSIIYVYADILQNRDETSMNFSSALVTFPDKEWAKSIAEEIIKKKLAACADLFSIESIYRWKGNINNENEVGAVFKIRSEDFEEFSECVRSLHPYEVPCIVSYEISNGTDDYLDWIRESTIRD
- a CDS encoding DUF373 family protein, which produces MKTLVLCVDRDDDFGRKAGLNSPFIGREENMIAANGLALKDPEDSDINTIFAAISMYDEMLKKGVDVEIATLCGDIHVGYESDLALTTQLETVINITSADRVILVSDGAEDEYIYPIISSRIKVDSVKKVYVKQAPTMEGIFYIIVKMIQDDKMRKRILAPIGLALLIFGLFSIMDPLMGIMNGSNISYSTIGISMIWLVVGAYLVSFAYKLDEHLKLYLRGVKKAVRSGSQLIPFAVLSIILLVTAIFYGWDSAAAIVDKNIGRHALAFVGGFLWLAIFSYVVLLIGRFVNNYALERKITYGAIVESITVFAIGFIVQGALDSANSLFGYASYEDLLVVLEFVLGFGLAIFAGILNFSFRAMDKDDEYSDLE
- a CDS encoding site-2 protease family protein; amino-acid sequence: MNGYLIAIILVIAFWAAVYILDKKGILAKHHMSAWGPFVMWRTSRGRDLIDKLSRPHRFWNAYSLVSKGIVAVIMFGMTALLLWEATLVSSIPAESAPGVDMILGIPGINPVIPLWYGILGLVVAVVIHEFAHGILTRVHGMGVKSLGIVWMVIPMGAFTEPDEEALEKTTRRKRTAVYAVGPGTNIIAALIFAVLFSSVALGSVAPAYDAPMAATIYEDSPGDIAGIPVGAQIISINGEDVPINGYPDVNAPDPNTPVTVKYYYNGEIFEKEVISGVILTTTEKGLPSGDAGLKPGMMIYSINGEIIRNETDFKTVMSSLEIGETVPIVAYSYNAETGTYEVAEEVTEITPMSKIDYYKSRGTSTNGVEDMAFLGVNTAYLGMVVKDPQALIDSMAHPFAGDDSVDDYFHSFLTYVTLPLTGYQPFPASLVDVYEPQGIFSGMSSNSFWIMANCFYWLFWINLMLGLTNALPAIPLDGGYIFRDWLDSLVQKVRKKMPDKERTQFVDSVTWVFALMILFLILWQLIGPRI